A genomic region of Miscanthus floridulus cultivar M001 chromosome 3, ASM1932011v1, whole genome shotgun sequence contains the following coding sequences:
- the LOC136545692 gene encoding palmitoyl-acyl carrier protein thioesterase, chloroplastic-like, translating into MSSLFCLRRSRARARRVGGGGISSSVMATTPAPQTASRVSSGRRLIFGKPTDDGKVKGVRLRGVRSFGNGGAYGRRVAVEAVNGAVRPNGAAAVAEVQQVPAPPPAASVEGDDSDAFRLGKFVEGRLVYRQQFVIRSYEIGPDRTATMETLMNLLQETALNHVMCSGLAGDGFGATRQMSLRKLIWVVTRINIQVDKYSRWGDVVEIDTWVASSGKNGMRRDWIIRDRNTKNMIARATSNWVMMNRETRRLSKIPDEVRQEVLPFYLDRSIITAHATGGDRKIEKLTDSTAEHIRSGLAPRWSDMDVNQHVNNVKYIGWILESVPLDVLEDYHLTSITLDYRRECRQSQLLESLTSMTMTLSPPAEPPLPPPLASSLCGSDLHSTHLIRQQDDKAEIVRACAEWRRKEHRGSMEQL; encoded by the exons ATGTCATCTCTTTTTTGTCTCCGGCGCAGTCGGGCGCGGGCACGGCGCGTGGGAGGAGGTGG AATATCATCATCGGTAATGGCAACGACGCCGGCACCGCAAACCGCATCGCGGGTCTCCTCCGGGCGCCGGCTCATATTTGGCAAGCCAACAGATGATGGCAAGGTAAAAGGTGTAAGATTGCGTGGTGTGAGGAGCTTTGGCAATGGCGGCGCGTACGGCAGGCGTGTCGCGGTGGAAGCTGTCAATGGCGCCGTCAGGCCGAACGGCGCAGCAGCGGTGGCCGAAGTCCAGCAAGTGCCCGCGCCGCCACCGGCGGCGTCCGTGGAAGGCGACGACAGCGATGCCTTCCGGCTCGGTAAGTTTGTGGAAGGGAGGCTCGTGTACAGGCAGCAGTTTGTGATCAGATCCTACGAGATCGGGCCTGACCGGACTGCCACCATGGAGACCCTCATGAACCTCTTGCAG GAGACAGCACTGAACCATGTGATGTGCTCTGGGCTTGCTGGAGACGGTTTCGGTGCGACACGGCAGATGAGCCTCAGGAAGCTCATCTGGGTCGTCACAAGAATCAACATCCAGGTCGACAAGTACAGCAGATG GGGAGATGTTGTGGAAATAGACACCTGGGTGGCGTCGTCAGGGAAGAACGGCATGCGCAGGGACTGGATCATCCGCGACCGCAACACCAAGAACATGATTGCAAGAGCCACAAG CAACTGggtgatgatgaacagagagacCCGGAGGCTGTCTAAGATTCCCGACGAGGTCAGGCAGGAGGTGCTTCCCTTCTACCTGGACAGGAGCATCATCACTGCCCATGCCACCGGCGGCGATCGCAAGATCGAAAAGCTCACCGACTCGACGGCGGAGCACATAAGATCAGGACTAGCA CCCAGGTGGAGCGACATGGATGTCAACCAGCACGTGAACAACGTCAAGTACATCGGTTGGATCCTCGAG AGTGTGCCGCTGGACGTGCTGGAAGATTACCACCTGACGAGCATCACGCTAGACTACCGCCGGGAGTGCCGTCAGTCGCAGCTGCTCGAGTCACTCACCAGCATGACCATGACCTTGTCGCCACCTGCcgagccgccgctgccgccgccgttgGCGTCGAGCCTGTGCGGCTCCGACCTGCACAGCACGCACCTGATACGGCAGCAGGATGACAAAGCCGAGATAGTCAGGGCTTGTGCGGAATGGCGTCGCAAGGAGCATCGAGGGTCGATGGAACAGCTCTGA